In a genomic window of Occallatibacter riparius:
- a CDS encoding NAD(P)-dependent oxidoreductase, with the protein MRVGFPATVDSTLLDLLPTGIELIPLNDGLDHEIEIDVWIPDPYPTRALRIWPHLKGVRLILSLMAGTDWITDKAGPDVTVCNARAAHNVSTAEWTISAILAMLKQFPLFLGLQRSADWRGRKEATVGYERITGDARHLHPPVMLEELTGKRVLLVGYGAIGTEIERMLAPFHVDLVRVARRPRIEPLVHSVKHFDQLLPDAEIIILILPLNDASRGLVGPRQLALMRQGALLVNAARGAIVQTEALLAALNEGRIRAALDVTHPEPLPHDHPLWRCPNLLITPHVAGSSPQFAPRAMKVAAEELKRYLNGEPLQNVVQYAGE; encoded by the coding sequence ATGCGCGTAGGATTTCCCGCCACCGTCGACTCAACGCTCCTTGACCTGTTGCCGACCGGGATTGAACTCATCCCGCTGAACGATGGGCTGGATCATGAAATTGAAATCGATGTCTGGATCCCCGATCCCTACCCAACGCGAGCGCTGCGCATCTGGCCTCACCTGAAAGGCGTTCGACTCATTCTCTCTCTTATGGCGGGCACAGACTGGATCACGGATAAGGCGGGCCCGGACGTTACCGTGTGCAATGCGCGTGCCGCCCACAATGTGTCCACGGCGGAATGGACGATCTCCGCGATCCTTGCGATGCTGAAGCAATTTCCACTATTTCTAGGGCTTCAAAGGTCCGCGGACTGGCGGGGCCGCAAAGAGGCGACGGTGGGGTACGAGCGCATCACCGGCGATGCGCGCCATCTTCACCCGCCGGTAATGCTCGAGGAACTCACAGGTAAGCGAGTGCTGCTCGTCGGTTACGGCGCGATAGGAACAGAGATTGAGCGCATGCTTGCGCCGTTCCATGTCGATCTGGTGCGAGTAGCGCGCCGCCCTCGAATTGAGCCACTTGTCCATTCGGTTAAGCATTTTGATCAGCTTCTTCCAGATGCCGAGATCATCATTCTCATCCTGCCTTTGAATGACGCGTCACGCGGCTTAGTGGGCCCGCGCCAGTTGGCTCTGATGCGGCAAGGCGCCTTGCTGGTGAATGCCGCGCGAGGGGCGATTGTTCAAACGGAGGCGCTTTTGGCCGCGCTTAATGAAGGTAGGATTCGTGCAGCACTCGATGTCACCCACCCCGAACCCCTACCACACGATCACCCGCTTTGGCGCTGCCCTAATCTGCTCATCACTCCGCACGTGGCTGGATCGAGCCCGCAATTTGCGCCGCGCGCCATGAAAGTCGCTGCCGAAGAACTCAAACGCTATCTGAATGGCGAGCCGCTGCAGAATGTTGTTCAGTACGCCGGGGAATAA
- a CDS encoding CRTAC1 family protein: MFTVTKKAAVWAVFAFFPVLVSAQAAGPGTLPPEQQTNKNAEGAQAPAKSGQESGSPHPIQLDAQHRPITAGGFVKSGPMVFEDASEKAGLAKWTHKMGTPAKDYIVEAKGSGVALLDYDNDGWMDIYVVNGSTFKALDGKEAPPHAALFHNNHDGTFTDVAAKAGVTNERWGFGVAVGDYDNDGWPDLYVSNWGKNRLYHNNHDGTFTDMADKAGVGLDDPAAWHTGVTWGDYDGDGRLDLFVAGYLHYDRHNMPTAGDADAPNAFCTFRGEKVSCGPRGLKGEGDHLFHNNGDGTFTDVSDKAGVADKPGYYGLGAVFVDINNDGKPDLLVGNDSTPNYLYLNKGNGTFEDVSYASGFALNEAGRETASMGIAVGDYENTGMLDVFDTTFSDDYKPLYHNEGDANLTDISYHVGLGEGTVPFLSWGDAFFDYDNDGWKDLLMSDGHVYPQADKYAWGTTWAQRPMLFHNIGGKKFDTVPAVEGSGLADVIAGRGMAVGDLFNDGKIDAVINVMDAHPVLLRNVESNTNHWIELKLVGGQKSLREAVGATVYLTANGMKQRGDVISGGSYLSNNDPRVHFGIGSASGVEAIEVHWPSGKVEQFTVPGVDRIVTLTEGSGK, translated from the coding sequence ATGTTCACGGTCACCAAGAAAGCCGCTGTATGGGCTGTTTTTGCCTTTTTCCCCGTTTTGGTTTCTGCACAGGCCGCCGGTCCCGGCACGCTTCCCCCGGAACAGCAAACCAACAAGAATGCAGAGGGCGCACAGGCGCCGGCTAAGAGCGGGCAGGAGAGCGGCTCGCCCCATCCCATCCAGCTTGATGCGCAGCATCGTCCCATCACGGCCGGGGGCTTCGTGAAGTCGGGCCCCATGGTCTTTGAGGACGCGTCAGAGAAGGCCGGGCTGGCCAAGTGGACGCACAAAATGGGTACGCCGGCGAAGGACTACATCGTCGAGGCGAAGGGCTCTGGAGTTGCGCTGCTGGACTACGACAACGACGGATGGATGGACATCTACGTTGTCAACGGTTCGACTTTCAAAGCGCTCGATGGAAAGGAAGCGCCGCCGCACGCCGCGCTCTTCCACAACAACCACGACGGCACTTTTACAGATGTGGCTGCGAAGGCGGGCGTAACCAACGAACGCTGGGGATTTGGCGTAGCCGTGGGTGACTACGATAACGATGGCTGGCCGGACCTCTACGTATCGAACTGGGGCAAGAACCGACTCTACCACAACAATCATGACGGCACCTTCACAGACATGGCGGACAAGGCCGGCGTGGGATTGGACGATCCTGCGGCCTGGCACACTGGTGTGACGTGGGGAGACTACGACGGTGACGGCCGACTCGACCTGTTTGTGGCCGGATACTTGCACTATGACCGACATAACATGCCGACGGCTGGTGACGCCGATGCACCTAACGCGTTCTGTACCTTCCGCGGCGAGAAGGTAAGCTGCGGCCCGCGGGGACTGAAGGGCGAGGGCGACCACCTCTTTCATAACAATGGTGACGGCACATTCACCGATGTGAGCGACAAGGCGGGCGTAGCCGATAAGCCCGGCTACTACGGTCTTGGGGCGGTGTTTGTGGACATCAACAACGACGGGAAGCCTGATCTGCTGGTGGGCAATGACTCGACGCCCAATTATCTCTATCTGAACAAAGGCAACGGAACCTTCGAGGACGTGAGCTACGCGTCAGGGTTCGCACTCAACGAGGCCGGCCGCGAGACAGCGTCGATGGGCATTGCCGTTGGCGACTATGAGAACACGGGCATGCTCGATGTGTTCGACACTACTTTCTCGGATGACTATAAGCCGCTTTATCACAACGAGGGCGATGCCAACCTTACCGACATCAGCTATCACGTTGGCCTAGGCGAGGGCACCGTTCCGTTCCTGAGCTGGGGCGATGCTTTCTTCGACTACGACAACGATGGGTGGAAGGACCTGCTGATGTCAGACGGCCACGTCTATCCGCAGGCCGACAAGTACGCGTGGGGAACAACGTGGGCGCAGCGGCCGATGCTCTTTCACAACATCGGCGGGAAGAAGTTTGACACCGTGCCTGCTGTAGAGGGATCCGGCCTGGCTGACGTGATCGCCGGACGCGGCATGGCCGTGGGCGACCTGTTCAACGACGGCAAGATCGATGCGGTGATCAACGTGATGGATGCCCACCCGGTGCTGCTGCGCAACGTGGAATCTAACACAAATCACTGGATTGAACTGAAGCTCGTTGGTGGCCAGAAGAGTCTACGCGAGGCCGTTGGAGCTACGGTCTACCTCACAGCGAACGGAATGAAGCAGCGCGGCGATGTAATCAGCGGAGGGAGCTACCTCTCGAATAATGACCCCCGCGTACACTTCGGCATCGGCAGCGCTTCCGGTGTGGAGGCGATCGAAGTGCACTGGCCGAGCGGCAAAGTTGAGCAGTTCACTGTGCCCGGCGTAGACCGCATCGTGACGTTGACGGAAGGTTCGGGCAAGTAG
- a CDS encoding TonB-dependent siderophore receptor, producing the protein MTTTVVVHEDVKDDYLSNAITTGTLDNAPLAETPLSISVVTRELLSDQGARTLADVVKNDASVGEDYAPVGYYGDFQIRGFPIDLATGLQINGMTIAGEQDVPLENKERVEILKGISGVESGVTSGGGVIGYVTKRPALVKAMDMATDHRGSAFGAADFGQFFGKEKQVGARLNLAGESIQSYVNGADGWRAMGAGSADWKITPKAILKGDFEYQHKVERSVSGYQLLGGDTLPDLNRIYPSTMLGFQPWAKPNTFDTYNTGARFDYDLPGEWHVFGAASFSHSLIDDNVVYPYGVPYDDQGNVACPDAPDAPYYFFCPDGTYGIYDYRNPGELRIDAQAESVVTGQWHTGAIQHDLAGGVELFRRSVQMPGYFSAETPVSPDGVVQDGAVYSYIGQENIYQPIEPFHWATNENGITQQAGPRRLWEDHHQTALMVADRLHLPGRIQVNVGGRETWLRDHNYSLGATDPAAAPTNTDRPVWLPQYAVSFTPVTRLMLYGTYTAMLSLGPQAPWWVDNGSQFLEPYFTRQVEAGAKYEPNQKILLSVAGFHMRAPFFYPKTIAAEEGQCTEDYFFGPGTLCFVSQGHETHSGAEFSVEGKAANWIKLNASVAAIHAESQDTGTPEFDNKQVINAPRVRTALFADVAVPHMRGFYLMPGWGYCASKEATRDDAVSVPGFNLFNLGARYTPGGEQGHMTLRLYADNIANKRYWKDTGASLGDTFIHLGAPATVRLSAHYTF; encoded by the coding sequence GTGACAACGACGGTAGTGGTTCATGAAGATGTGAAGGACGACTATCTCTCGAACGCGATCACCACGGGCACGCTGGACAATGCTCCGCTTGCCGAAACACCGCTCTCGATCTCCGTCGTTACGCGCGAACTCCTCAGCGATCAGGGCGCTCGCACACTGGCAGACGTAGTGAAGAACGATGCGTCCGTCGGTGAGGACTATGCTCCCGTTGGTTATTACGGCGATTTCCAGATCCGTGGGTTTCCGATCGATCTGGCCACTGGGCTGCAGATCAACGGAATGACCATCGCAGGTGAGCAGGACGTTCCACTCGAGAACAAGGAGCGTGTTGAGATCCTGAAGGGCATCTCCGGTGTAGAGAGCGGGGTCACCTCAGGCGGTGGAGTGATCGGATATGTGACCAAGCGTCCGGCGCTGGTAAAGGCGATGGACATGGCCACCGATCATCGCGGAAGCGCCTTTGGGGCGGCCGACTTCGGGCAGTTCTTCGGCAAAGAGAAGCAGGTCGGCGCGCGGCTGAACCTTGCAGGCGAGAGCATCCAGAGCTACGTGAATGGCGCCGATGGCTGGCGTGCCATGGGCGCAGGCTCTGCTGATTGGAAGATTACTCCCAAGGCTATTCTGAAGGGCGATTTCGAATACCAGCACAAGGTGGAGCGGTCTGTTTCCGGGTATCAACTGCTGGGCGGCGACACGCTTCCGGACCTAAACCGAATCTATCCGTCAACGATGCTTGGCTTTCAGCCGTGGGCGAAGCCGAACACCTTTGACACTTACAACACCGGAGCACGGTTCGATTACGACCTTCCTGGGGAGTGGCATGTCTTCGGGGCGGCGAGCTTCAGCCATTCTTTGATCGATGACAACGTCGTCTATCCTTACGGCGTTCCGTATGACGACCAGGGTAACGTTGCATGCCCGGACGCCCCGGACGCGCCCTATTACTTCTTCTGTCCAGACGGAACATACGGCATCTACGACTACCGCAATCCCGGCGAACTGCGCATCGATGCTCAGGCTGAGTCTGTAGTTACAGGCCAATGGCACACCGGCGCAATACAGCATGATCTCGCCGGAGGTGTTGAGCTGTTCCGTCGAAGCGTGCAGATGCCGGGTTATTTCTCAGCTGAGACTCCAGTGTCGCCGGACGGTGTCGTGCAGGATGGCGCGGTCTACAGCTATATCGGGCAGGAGAACATTTACCAACCCATCGAGCCGTTTCACTGGGCGACCAACGAGAACGGCATAACGCAACAGGCAGGCCCGCGGCGTCTCTGGGAGGACCATCACCAGACGGCGTTGATGGTCGCGGATCGCCTTCACTTGCCTGGGCGAATTCAGGTAAATGTGGGTGGACGGGAAACGTGGCTGCGCGACCATAACTACTCGCTAGGTGCGACGGACCCCGCGGCGGCGCCAACGAACACTGATCGGCCGGTGTGGCTGCCGCAATACGCGGTGAGCTTTACGCCGGTGACCCGCCTGATGCTCTATGGAACCTATACCGCGATGCTCTCGCTTGGGCCGCAGGCTCCTTGGTGGGTGGATAACGGTAGCCAGTTCCTGGAGCCCTACTTCACGCGCCAGGTCGAAGCAGGAGCGAAGTACGAACCCAATCAGAAGATCTTGCTGAGCGTTGCAGGATTCCACATGCGCGCGCCGTTCTTCTATCCGAAGACGATCGCGGCAGAAGAAGGGCAGTGTACGGAAGACTACTTCTTCGGGCCGGGCACGCTCTGCTTCGTGTCGCAGGGCCACGAGACACACAGTGGCGCGGAGTTCAGCGTCGAAGGCAAGGCCGCAAACTGGATCAAGCTGAATGCATCGGTTGCTGCCATCCACGCGGAGTCACAGGATACGGGCACGCCGGAATTCGATAACAAGCAGGTAATCAACGCGCCGCGCGTGCGCACGGCGCTGTTCGCGGACGTAGCTGTTCCGCATATGCGCGGGTTCTACCTGATGCCCGGCTGGGGATACTGCGCAAGCAAGGAAGCCACGCGCGATGACGCTGTCAGCGTGCCCGGATTCAACCTCTTCAATCTTGGCGCGCGCTACACTCCCGGAGGCGAACAGGGCCACATGACGCTCCGACTGTACGCCGATAACATCGCGAACAAGCGCTACTGGAAGGATACGGGAGCGAGCCTCGGCGACACTTTCATACACCTGGGAGCTCCGGCGACTGTCCGGCTTTCGGCACACTACACGTTTTGA
- the pnuC gene encoding nicotinamide riboside transporter PnuC, with amino-acid sequence MTVVTHYLVAHWIELAGWITTGLGIWLTTRRTLWCWPVILAADVLYLVVFYQAKLLSDALLQVFFVVFTVYGWWNWWRGVRQEGTVRVAPLPWLNSAIAIAAGIAGTFVLAAIAKRFNAALPYLDASLASFSLVASWWQARKHIANWWLWIVVDVLYIGEYIYKDLWPTAVLYAGLVGLAILGLIEWRRAPQEETT; translated from the coding sequence ATGACCGTAGTGACGCACTATCTTGTGGCGCATTGGATCGAACTCGCCGGTTGGATAACAACGGGGCTCGGCATTTGGCTCACAACGCGACGCACTTTGTGGTGCTGGCCGGTAATTCTGGCCGCCGATGTTCTCTATCTCGTCGTGTTCTATCAGGCGAAGCTGCTCTCGGACGCGCTCCTGCAAGTCTTTTTCGTCGTTTTCACTGTTTACGGCTGGTGGAACTGGTGGCGTGGAGTCCGGCAAGAAGGCACAGTGCGTGTGGCTCCGCTTCCCTGGCTGAACAGCGCAATCGCGATCGCGGCTGGAATTGCGGGAACGTTCGTGCTCGCAGCGATTGCAAAGCGCTTCAACGCAGCGCTTCCCTATCTCGACGCATCACTGGCGAGCTTCAGCCTGGTGGCAAGCTGGTGGCAGGCCCGCAAGCATATTGCGAATTGGTGGCTATGGATCGTGGTCGATGTCTTATACATCGGCGAGTACATCTACAAGGACCTGTGGCCGACTGCTGTGCTCTATGCGGGGTTGGTGGGACTTGCGATCCTCGGACTCATCGAGTGGCGTCGCGCACCTCAAGAGGAGACCACCTAA
- a CDS encoding FUSC family protein, with protein sequence MRLKTDKTWSQQELALKLGVGTAMQSGLLTWERKRLLIHATKTALAATLCWWLALRFGLHDGYWGAISAIIVLQSNFGATITASRDRILGTLIGAVLGFTFSLFGTLPWNYIIAVFIAIAICGLLGFRSSSRLAGVTITIVMLVQSSSHKAIAFDRVLQVVLGIIVALLVATLILPDRARVALRDGLAQEFLVLGHFFEAILQGFRGSAAGNLDDLRQDALASLRANNQLLHASRNEPSGGPGWREGLAILTRSGQSIFDSLVALEIAVRGSSDDGYAEQLEPVLGKLAADIHAGFHYVAGCIHKWRFHIPPPNLHLEDDIAQLETRMAELRPKGISFSQAEILRGYAVQLHLKQLARLLRAARVDTSQAIGESQVSNS encoded by the coding sequence ATGCGCCTGAAGACAGATAAAACATGGTCGCAACAGGAGCTAGCGCTGAAACTGGGCGTCGGAACCGCGATGCAGAGCGGCCTGCTGACGTGGGAGCGCAAACGGCTGCTGATCCACGCAACGAAGACGGCGCTTGCGGCAACTCTCTGCTGGTGGCTCGCACTTCGATTCGGACTCCACGACGGCTACTGGGGAGCGATCAGCGCAATAATCGTGCTGCAATCGAACTTCGGGGCGACCATCACGGCATCGAGAGATCGTATCCTCGGGACCCTAATCGGCGCCGTACTGGGGTTCACATTTTCTCTGTTCGGCACGCTGCCTTGGAACTACATAATCGCCGTTTTCATTGCGATCGCCATCTGCGGTCTGCTCGGTTTTCGCAGCAGTTCCCGACTTGCCGGAGTGACGATCACGATCGTGATGCTGGTTCAGTCAAGCTCTCACAAGGCAATCGCATTCGATCGCGTCCTGCAGGTGGTCCTCGGAATCATCGTGGCCCTCCTCGTCGCTACTCTGATACTCCCGGACCGCGCGCGCGTTGCTCTGCGTGATGGACTGGCCCAGGAGTTTCTCGTCCTAGGACACTTTTTCGAAGCCATTCTTCAGGGCTTCCGTGGATCGGCAGCAGGCAATCTGGATGACCTGCGTCAGGACGCTCTCGCCTCCCTTCGCGCGAACAATCAACTGCTGCATGCATCGCGCAATGAGCCCTCGGGCGGCCCGGGATGGCGCGAAGGACTCGCGATTCTCACGCGCTCAGGGCAATCGATCTTCGACTCGCTTGTCGCCCTGGAGATCGCGGTGCGAGGAAGCTCCGATGATGGATATGCCGAACAGCTGGAGCCTGTCCTGGGAAAGCTCGCAGCGGACATCCACGCCGGATTTCACTATGTAGCGGGGTGCATTCACAAGTGGCGATTTCACATTCCGCCGCCCAACCTGCATCTTGAAGATGACATTGCGCAACTCGAGACGCGCATGGCCGAGTTACGGCCGAAAGGCATCAGCTTCTCGCAGGCCGAGATTCTGCGCGGCTATGCGGTTCAACTCCATCTAAAGCAGCTTGCGCGCCTTCTCCGAGCTGCGCGTGTCGATACCAGCCAGGCCATTGGAGAATCGCAGGTCAGCAATTCTTAG
- a CDS encoding phosphotransferase enzyme family protein, translating into MNTEIKVHGLDGSLVEPDWAPLSPHEIDSVLSRYPELQGPYKIVSMSPRPLSAASVVASRSGRVFVKRHARLVRGAEGLREEHRFVAHLRAHGAPVPKVLICDSGDTVIEAGGWTYEVHAIPHGVDAYEDAISWTPFRSSEHARSVGETMARLHLAAEEYDAPVRQSRHLVAGFTIFAGENATRKLDEYVTVRPALQQYLAQTGCAHEAIDLLAPFYAELAPLLPSLQPLWTHNDLHGSNLFWSDEGPTAKATAVIDFGLCDRTNALHDLAHAIERSVVEWLSLVNDPANPESVPVHMDHLWALIEGYETVRSLSKAERAALAPMLALCHAEFALSETDYFLSVLHSREKAYMACEGYLVSHARWWCGPGEQVLKALRNWAAIKEPKREVHRG; encoded by the coding sequence TTGAATACGGAAATCAAGGTGCATGGACTAGACGGCTCCCTAGTTGAGCCTGACTGGGCGCCCTTGTCGCCGCATGAGATCGATTCCGTGCTCTCGCGGTACCCGGAGCTACAAGGCCCCTACAAGATCGTCAGCATGAGCCCCCGTCCTTTGTCCGCAGCGAGTGTGGTTGCAAGCCGCAGCGGGCGCGTGTTCGTCAAGCGTCATGCGCGGCTCGTCCGTGGTGCGGAGGGCTTGCGCGAAGAGCATCGGTTCGTGGCTCATCTCCGCGCGCATGGAGCACCGGTGCCTAAAGTGCTGATCTGCGACTCGGGTGATACGGTCATCGAAGCGGGTGGCTGGACCTACGAAGTGCACGCAATACCTCATGGAGTGGACGCCTATGAGGATGCGATCTCGTGGACTCCGTTTCGGTCCTCAGAGCATGCACGATCGGTAGGCGAGACGATGGCGCGGCTGCATCTCGCCGCTGAAGAGTACGACGCTCCAGTAAGGCAATCGCGGCATCTGGTTGCGGGTTTCACGATCTTCGCCGGCGAGAATGCAACTCGCAAGTTGGACGAGTATGTAACCGTGCGGCCGGCGCTGCAGCAGTATCTAGCTCAAACCGGCTGCGCACACGAAGCTATCGATTTGCTCGCTCCGTTTTATGCGGAACTCGCGCCGTTGCTGCCTTCTTTGCAGCCTCTCTGGACGCATAACGACCTGCACGGCTCAAACCTCTTCTGGAGTGACGAGGGTCCGACAGCGAAGGCGACCGCCGTAATCGATTTCGGACTGTGCGATCGCACGAATGCTCTGCACGATCTGGCGCATGCCATCGAGCGAAGTGTTGTCGAATGGCTCTCGCTGGTGAACGATCCGGCGAACCCAGAAAGCGTGCCGGTTCATATGGATCATCTGTGGGCCTTGATCGAGGGATACGAGACAGTTCGCTCGCTCTCGAAAGCTGAGCGTGCCGCGCTGGCCCCAATGCTTGCTCTTTGTCATGCAGAGTTCGCGCTGTCGGAAACCGACTACTTCCTCAGCGTGTTACATTCCCGGGAGAAAGCTTACATGGCTTGTGAAGGTTATCTGGTGAGCCATGCGCGATGGTGGTGCGGGCCAGGCGAGCAGGTGCTAAAAGCCTTGCGTAATTGGGCAGCCATAAAAGAGCCAAAGCGTGAGGTGCACCGAGGATGA